A DNA window from Chelativorans sp. AA-79 contains the following coding sequences:
- a CDS encoding DUF2254 domain-containing protein, giving the protein MDRIRNFLALLRGQLWAVPALFALAAVGLAYVLLNYGDLLSSGGRIWWVYSGDAGTARDLLGSLLSGLMTMTSLVVSVTFVILTLAANQLGPRLISIFMGDRQIQSVLGLFIGTILYVILVLRTLDDTLGSQGVPHLAVTMASVLTILCLLALLFYIHKIARSIIADNVVEAVSQEFRETLREILPDRDSDESAVKQPFRGRRWPLGIRRIGYVQVVDYGRLLSLACEADIWIAVNVRAGHFLLLEGEHLDIYGEAAPDEALQERIRSAFTVGTERTPAQDPEQGIRQLVEIATRALSPGTNDPFTAIAVIDRLGAAFEEIFARHVQPHAMRDGSGEIRVVADRSDIAGLLAAAFHPIRQAGKAHPAILIRMADVMADLACGTRNAVHREALLGQLQRLAETAALGQSAQQDRQDILARIEHAKQALTRGRLQPPGKNGF; this is encoded by the coding sequence ATGGACCGCATCCGCAATTTCCTGGCATTGCTGCGGGGCCAGCTTTGGGCGGTCCCTGCGCTCTTCGCGCTCGCTGCCGTCGGGCTGGCCTATGTGCTGCTAAACTACGGCGACCTCCTCAGTTCCGGCGGCCGGATCTGGTGGGTCTACAGCGGGGATGCAGGGACGGCGCGCGATCTTCTCGGCAGCCTCCTGTCCGGGCTGATGACGATGACATCGCTCGTCGTGTCGGTGACCTTCGTCATCCTTACGCTCGCGGCCAACCAGCTCGGCCCCCGTCTCATCTCCATTTTCATGGGCGATCGACAGATCCAGTCTGTCCTGGGGCTGTTCATCGGCACGATCCTCTATGTCATTCTGGTGCTCAGGACACTCGACGACACCCTCGGTTCGCAGGGCGTGCCCCATCTCGCCGTCACAATGGCGAGCGTACTGACGATTCTTTGCCTGCTGGCGCTCCTCTTCTACATTCACAAGATCGCCCGTTCCATCATCGCGGACAATGTGGTGGAGGCGGTTTCGCAAGAATTCCGCGAAACGCTGCGCGAAATCTTGCCCGACCGCGACAGCGACGAGAGCGCTGTGAAGCAACCGTTTCGCGGGCGGCGCTGGCCACTCGGCATCCGGAGGATCGGTTACGTGCAGGTGGTGGACTATGGCCGCCTCCTTTCCCTCGCCTGCGAGGCCGATATCTGGATTGCGGTGAATGTCCGGGCCGGACATTTTTTGCTGCTAGAGGGCGAGCACCTCGACATCTACGGCGAGGCCGCTCCCGACGAGGCACTGCAGGAGCGGATCCGATCGGCCTTCACAGTCGGAACCGAGCGCACGCCTGCCCAGGATCCGGAGCAAGGGATTCGACAGCTGGTCGAGATCGCCACGAGAGCGCTCTCCCCTGGCACAAACGACCCGTTCACCGCGATCGCGGTGATCGACAGGCTGGGAGCGGCTTTCGAGGAGATCTTTGCGCGCCACGTGCAGCCCCACGCAATGCGCGACGGCAGCGGTGAGATCCGGGTCGTGGCCGACCGCAGCGACATCGCCGGCCTGCTTGCTGCAGCATTTCATCCGATAAGGCAGGCCGGCAAGGCCCATCCCGCGATCCTGATCCGGATGGCGGATGTTATGGCCGACCTTGCCTGCGGCACCAGGAACGCGGTTCACCGCGAGGCCCTGTTGGGTCAGCTTCAACGGCTTGCTGAAACGGCCGCACTTGGACAGTCCGCTCAACAGGACCGGCAGGACATCCTGGCGAGGATCGAGCATGCCAAGCAAGCCCTGACAAGGGGGCGTCTCCAGCCGCCGGGCAAAAATGGCTTCTGA
- a CDS encoding RidA family protein has translation MPARDAVYPASRHALYDIHRYSAAIRSGDLLFVSGQVGSREDGSPEPLFEDQVRRAFANLRAVLAAAGCSFDDVVDVTTFHTNPDEQIESVLAVRAEEIGEPPYPNWTAVGVNWLAGFDFEIKVIARIPSTTSG, from the coding sequence ATGCCCGCACGTGACGCCGTCTATCCGGCAAGCCGCCACGCGCTGTACGACATTCATCGCTATTCCGCGGCCATTCGCTCCGGTGATCTTCTCTTCGTGTCGGGTCAGGTCGGGAGCCGTGAAGACGGCTCGCCCGAACCCCTATTCGAGGATCAGGTTCGTCGCGCCTTCGCCAATCTGCGCGCGGTCCTGGCCGCCGCCGGATGTAGCTTCGACGACGTTGTCGACGTCACCACATTCCACACCAATCCGGATGAGCAGATCGAATCGGTGCTGGCCGTCCGCGCGGAAGAGATCGGCGAACCGCCCTATCCGAACTGGACCGCGGTGGGTGTCAATTGGCTTGCCGGCTTCGATTTCGAGATCAAGGTCATCGCCCGGATTCCTTCGACGACCAGTGGCTAG
- a CDS encoding SDR family oxidoreductase has translation MEKIWLITGVSSGLGRLLAEKALTRGDRVVGTSRSENALADLRSRYPERLGIVAMDLKDQSSVRAAVDRAFAASARIDIIVSNAGYGLFGAAEEADDVQVRDIIDTNLIGSITLIQAALPHLRNQGGGRILQVSSEGGQIAYPAFSLYHATKWGIEGFVESVAQETAPFKIEFTLVEPGPARTGFGGNLARTEPLAAYEGTPADQIREALGSSWVIKGDPDRMTDAMIRLADQDGPLPKRLVLGAEAYAGIRRALVGRIEELDRQKDIAVAADFTEEELARL, from the coding sequence AAGGCCCTGACCAGGGGCGACCGCGTCGTCGGCACCAGCCGCAGCGAGAATGCGCTTGCCGACCTGCGTTCCCGCTACCCTGAGCGGCTTGGCATCGTCGCGATGGACCTCAAGGACCAGAGCTCGGTCCGTGCCGCAGTCGACAGGGCCTTCGCCGCGTCCGCACGCATCGACATCATCGTCAGCAATGCCGGCTACGGCTTGTTCGGCGCGGCGGAAGAGGCTGATGATGTGCAGGTGCGGGATATCATCGACACCAATCTCATCGGCTCGATCACGCTCATCCAGGCAGCGTTGCCGCATCTGCGCAATCAGGGTGGCGGCCGGATTCTGCAGGTGTCGAGCGAAGGAGGCCAGATCGCCTATCCGGCGTTCAGTCTCTATCACGCGACCAAGTGGGGTATCGAGGGGTTCGTCGAGTCCGTGGCGCAGGAGACCGCTCCCTTCAAGATCGAGTTCACCCTGGTGGAACCCGGGCCGGCGCGGACCGGGTTCGGCGGCAATCTCGCGCGAACCGAGCCGCTCGCGGCCTATGAGGGAACCCCCGCCGATCAGATCCGCGAGGCGCTCGGTAGCTCCTGGGTGATCAAAGGCGACCCTGACCGCATGACGGACGCAATGATCAGACTTGCCGATCAGGATGGTCCACTTCCGAAGCGGCTGGTGCTCGGTGCCGAAGCCTATGCCGGCATCCGCAGGGCACTCGTCGGGCGCATCGAGGAACTCGACAGGCAGAAGGACATCGCAGTGGCGGCGGATTTCACCGAGGAGGAACTGGCGCGGCTGTGA